A portion of the Roseovarius sp. SCSIO 43702 genome contains these proteins:
- a CDS encoding DUF3108 domain-containing protein, which yields MPIRLRLALLLCLLPLAAQAQETRATYDLRLLGIKLGEMRIAGRVGGGSYAAASSYRSTGAVGALARARFSAEVSGTAREGRLSPRRYAEDIDTGRRQSSARLAYAGGTPRVTGGTLAAEEDRLDPTTQRGTVDPLTALFAALRTQPRAGLCTLRMVIFDGARRSGFAMTGKAMDPAGRVTCSGQYRRIAGFSASAMRRQTVFPFTVTYAPAGELMQAVAMEMRSSYGKVTLTRR from the coding sequence ATGCCGATCCGCCTTCGCCTCGCCCTCCTCCTCTGCCTCCTCCCTCTCGCCGCGCAGGCGCAGGAGACGCGGGCCACCTACGACCTGCGGCTTCTCGGGATCAAGCTGGGCGAGATGCGCATCGCCGGACGCGTCGGCGGGGGCAGCTACGCGGCCGCCTCCTCCTACCGCTCGACCGGCGCGGTGGGGGCGCTCGCGCGGGCGCGCTTCTCGGCGGAAGTCTCCGGCACGGCACGCGAGGGCCGGCTCTCGCCACGCCGCTACGCCGAGGACATCGACACCGGGCGCCGCCAGTCCTCGGCCCGCCTCGCCTATGCAGGCGGCACCCCCCGCGTCACCGGCGGCACCCTCGCGGCCGAGGAGGACCGGCTCGACCCCACGACCCAGCGCGGCACCGTCGATCCGCTCACCGCGCTCTTCGCGGCGCTGCGCACGCAGCCCCGCGCGGGTCTCTGCACGCTCCGCATGGTGATTTTCGACGGCGCGCGCCGCTCGGGCTTCGCGATGACGGGCAAGGCCATGGACCCCGCGGGCCGCGTCACCTGCTCGGGACAGTATCGGCGCATCGCGGGCTTCTCGGCCAGCGCGATGAGGCGCCAGACGGTCTTTCCCTTCACCGTCACCTATGCGCCAGCGGGCGAACTGATGCAGGCCGTCGCGATGGAAATGCGCTCGAGCTATGGCAAAGTGACGCTCACCCGGCGATAA
- a CDS encoding NAD-dependent deacylase, whose product MARNIVILTGAGISAESGLGTFRDEDGLWANHALEDVATPEGFARDPDLVHRFYNTRRIQAAAARPNAAHEALARLETWHLGHVLIITQNVDDLHERAGSHHVLHMHGSLRQALCAACDHRWTAPPEMHASDTCPACGAAATRPDVVWFGEIPHWGARIDEALAGADIFASIGTSGEVYPAAAYAQHCRRLGAHTVELNLEPSRGARDFAEHHYGPASEVVPAWVDRVLGA is encoded by the coding sequence ATGGCACGCAATATCGTCATTCTCACCGGGGCGGGCATCTCCGCCGAAAGCGGTCTCGGCACCTTCCGCGACGAAGACGGTCTCTGGGCCAATCACGCGCTCGAGGACGTGGCCACGCCCGAGGGGTTCGCGCGCGACCCCGACCTCGTCCATCGCTTCTACAACACCCGCCGCATCCAGGCCGCCGCGGCACGCCCCAACGCCGCGCACGAGGCGCTGGCCCGGCTCGAGACATGGCATCTGGGGCACGTCCTCATCATCACCCAGAATGTCGATGACCTGCACGAACGCGCGGGGAGCCATCATGTCCTCCACATGCACGGCTCGCTCCGGCAGGCGCTCTGCGCGGCCTGCGATCACCGTTGGACCGCACCGCCCGAGATGCATGCCTCCGACACCTGTCCCGCCTGCGGCGCCGCGGCGACGCGGCCCGACGTGGTCTGGTTCGGCGAAATCCCCCACTGGGGCGCACGCATCGACGAGGCGCTGGCCGGCGCCGACATCTTCGCCTCCATCGGCACCTCGGGCGAGGTCTACCCGGCCGCCGCCTATGCCCAGCACTGCCGCCGCCTCGGGGCGCACACGGTCGAACTGAACCTCGAACCCTCCCGCGGCGCCCGCGATTTCGCCGAACATCACTACGGTCCGGCCAGCGAAGTGGTGCCCGCCTGGGTGGATCGCGTGCTCGGCGCTTAG
- a CDS encoding D-cysteine desulfhydrase — MNLARFPRVRLAHLPTPLEPLPRLSEALGGPEIWIKRDDCTGLSTGGNKTRKLEFLMAEAQAQGADMVITQGATQSNHARQTAAAAAKLGMKCHLLLEDRTGFNHENYKHNGNVLLDHLHGATMEHRGPDLDMNAEMEAVAETKRADGANVYTIPGGGSNATGALGYVNCAFEMLHQFVEMGLDVDHIVHATGSAGTQAGLITGLKAMNAQIPLLGIGVRAPQEKQEANVFALARKTAEKLGCPDVVAREDVVANTDYVGPGYGIPAEDTLEAIDIFARTEAILLDPVYSGKGAAGLIDLVRKGRFTKGERVVFLHTGGAIGLTGYTHCFDVPK, encoded by the coding sequence ATGAACCTTGCCCGTTTTCCCCGTGTCCGCCTGGCCCATCTGCCCACCCCGCTCGAGCCGCTGCCGCGCCTGTCGGAGGCGCTGGGCGGGCCCGAGATATGGATCAAGCGCGACGATTGCACCGGCCTTTCCACCGGGGGCAACAAGACACGGAAGCTCGAGTTCCTGATGGCCGAGGCGCAGGCGCAGGGCGCCGACATGGTGATCACGCAGGGCGCGACCCAGTCGAACCACGCGCGCCAGACCGCTGCCGCCGCCGCGAAGCTGGGTATGAAGTGCCATCTGCTGCTGGAGGATCGGACCGGGTTCAACCACGAGAATTACAAGCACAATGGCAACGTGCTGCTCGATCATCTCCACGGCGCCACGATGGAGCATCGCGGCCCCGACCTCGACATGAATGCCGAGATGGAGGCCGTGGCCGAGACGAAGCGCGCCGACGGGGCGAATGTCTATACCATCCCCGGTGGCGGGTCGAACGCCACGGGGGCGCTGGGCTATGTCAATTGCGCGTTCGAGATGCTGCACCAGTTCGTCGAGATGGGTCTCGACGTGGATCACATCGTCCATGCGACCGGAAGTGCCGGGACGCAGGCGGGGCTGATCACGGGCCTCAAGGCGATGAACGCGCAGATCCCGCTCCTGGGGATCGGGGTGCGCGCGCCGCAAGAGAAGCAGGAGGCCAACGTCTTCGCCCTGGCCCGGAAGACCGCCGAGAAGCTCGGCTGCCCCGATGTGGTGGCGCGCGAGGACGTGGTTGCCAACACCGACTACGTCGGGCCGGGATATGGCATTCCCGCCGAGGACACGCTCGAGGCGATCGACATCTTTGCCCGGACCGAGGCGATCCTGCTCGACCCGGTCTATTCGGGCAAGGGCGCCGCGGGGCTGATCGACCTGGTCCGCAAGGGGCGGTTCACGAAAGGCGAGCGGGTCGTCTTTCTGCATACCGGGGGCGCGATCGGGCTCACGGGGTACACGCATTGCTTCGACGTGCCGAAATGA
- the meaB gene encoding methylmalonyl Co-A mutase-associated GTPase MeaB, translating to MDIAQLSERIVKGDRRALARAITLVESRRDDHREAAVELMDRLKDTGRQAMRVGLSGTPGVGKSTFIEGFGMFLTAQEKKVAVLAVDPSSARSGGSILGDKTRMERLSRDPRAFIRPSPSQSQLGGVARRTREAVSLCEAAGFDVVLIETVGVGQSETMVAEMADLFVLLMAPAGGDELQGVKRGIMEIADMIVVNKADGDLKAAAQRTRTDYAGALRLLRKRPQDPEGFPKAMTVSALEEEGFAEVWAEMEALVDWRREKGFFDARRAEQARHWFREEVRHALLAQLETGDAKARMERLADAVARGDMAIAAAAREMVAGLGDA from the coding sequence ATGGACATTGCACAACTGAGCGAGCGGATTGTCAAAGGGGATCGGCGCGCGCTGGCCCGTGCGATCACCCTTGTCGAGAGCCGCCGCGACGATCACCGCGAGGCGGCGGTGGAGCTGATGGACCGGCTGAAGGACACCGGCCGGCAGGCGATGCGCGTGGGACTGTCGGGCACGCCCGGTGTCGGCAAGTCGACTTTCATCGAGGGATTCGGGATGTTCCTGACCGCGCAGGAAAAGAAGGTCGCGGTGCTGGCCGTCGATCCGTCGAGCGCGCGGTCGGGCGGGTCGATCCTGGGCGACAAGACGCGGATGGAGCGGCTGAGCCGCGATCCGCGCGCCTTCATCCGCCCCTCGCCCAGCCAGAGCCAGCTTGGCGGCGTGGCGCGGCGCACGCGCGAGGCGGTCAGCCTGTGCGAGGCGGCGGGCTTCGACGTGGTGCTGATCGAGACGGTTGGCGTGGGCCAGTCCGAGACGATGGTGGCCGAGATGGCCGATCTCTTCGTGCTGCTGATGGCGCCCGCGGGGGGTGACGAGTTGCAGGGGGTGAAGCGCGGGATCATGGAGATCGCCGACATGATCGTCGTCAACAAGGCCGATGGCGACCTGAAGGCGGCGGCGCAGCGGACGCGCACCGATTACGCGGGCGCGCTGCGCCTGTTGCGCAAGCGGCCGCAGGACCCGGAGGGGTTTCCCAAGGCGATGACGGTCTCGGCGCTCGAGGAGGAAGGGTTCGCCGAGGTCTGGGCGGAGATGGAGGCGCTTGTCGACTGGCGGCGGGAGAAGGGGTTTTTCGACGCGCGCCGCGCCGAACAGGCGCGCCACTGGTTCCGCGAGGAGGTGCGCCACGCGCTTCTGGCGCAGCTCGAGACCGGAGACGCGAAGGCGCGGATGGAGCGGCTGGCGGACGCGGTGGCGCGGGGCGACATGGCCATCGCCGCCGCCGCGCGCGAGATGGTGGCGGGGCTTGGGGACGCCTGA
- the rpmB gene encoding 50S ribosomal protein L28 codes for MSRRCELTGKGPMVGNNSSHANNKTKRRYLPNLNDVTLQSETLKRGIKLRISAHALRSVDHRGGLDGYLAKAKDTELSANALKVKKEIAKAQAAEA; via the coding sequence ATGTCGCGCCGCTGCGAACTGACCGGAAAAGGCCCGATGGTTGGCAACAATTCCAGCCACGCCAACAACAAGACGAAGCGCCGGTACCTGCCGAACCTGAACGACGTGACGCTTCAGTCCGAAACGCTGAAGCGCGGGATCAAGCTGCGGATTTCGGCGCATGCGCTGCGCTCGGTCGATCACCGTGGCGGTCTGGACGGCTACCTCGCCAAGGCGAAGGACACGGAGCTGTCGGCGAACGCGCTGAAGGTGAAGAAAGAGATCGCGAAGGCGCAGGCCGCCGAGGCGTAA
- a CDS encoding ABC transporter ATP-binding protein, with product MSPIYRFFEQLIDPFARFREATPPGELWAYLRTQYGPFRKWMVALAASGVFVALVETGLIFYSGRVIDLIGETGPETFWSRHGLELLLAALFILLLRPLFIVVNHLLLEQMLASNMQEQVRWRAHKHLLGQSSGFFQNEFAGRLTNRVMQVGEAVEDGTYMAFEGIWYALTYVLSAAVILGGVDPILALPLLAWVVLYSGYVRYIARRVGIASEKWSDARSMVTARIVDAYANIETIKLFARDGAEERYVLSAMRRLRLRFQRFLRLMTELTLGLNLINGVLILGVLGPALWLWSRGQVTVGEVSAAAALTIRLNGMSGWIMWVVIRLFEHSGVIREALRSISVPHAVTDADGARPLEVSRAAIAFEGVTHHYGKGHGGLDDVTLRIAPGEKVGLVGRSGAGKSSLVNLLLRFRDAEEGRIEIDGQEVREVTQASLRQAIGMVSQDSSLLHRSIRANILIGRPDATEEQMIAAARRAEAHEFIMGLSDAQGRTGYGAHVGERGVKLSGGQRQRIAIARVILKDAPILVLDEATSALDSEVEAAIQDTLFGLMEGKTVIAIAHRLSTIAQMDRIVVLDRGRIVEEGTHDALLAREGLYAGLWSRQSGGFLGSEAE from the coding sequence ATGTCTCCGATCTATCGTTTCTTCGAACAGCTTATCGACCCGTTCGCGCGGTTCCGCGAGGCCACGCCGCCCGGCGAGCTATGGGCCTATCTGCGCACGCAATACGGGCCGTTCCGCAAGTGGATGGTGGCGCTGGCCGCCTCGGGCGTCTTCGTGGCGCTGGTCGAAACCGGGCTTATCTTCTACTCGGGTCGGGTCATCGACCTGATCGGGGAGACCGGGCCCGAGACCTTCTGGAGCCGGCACGGGCTGGAGCTTCTGCTGGCCGCGCTGTTCATCCTGTTGCTGCGGCCGCTCTTCATCGTGGTCAACCACCTGCTGCTCGAGCAGATGCTGGCCTCGAACATGCAGGAGCAGGTGCGCTGGCGGGCGCACAAGCACCTTCTGGGGCAGTCCTCGGGGTTCTTCCAGAACGAGTTCGCCGGCAGGCTCACCAACCGGGTGATGCAGGTGGGCGAGGCGGTGGAGGACGGCACCTACATGGCCTTCGAGGGGATCTGGTACGCGCTGACCTACGTGCTGAGCGCGGCGGTGATCCTGGGCGGGGTGGACCCGATCCTGGCGCTGCCGCTGCTGGCCTGGGTGGTCCTCTACTCGGGCTACGTGCGCTATATCGCGCGGCGAGTGGGGATCGCGTCGGAAAAGTGGTCCGACGCGCGGTCGATGGTCACGGCGCGGATCGTGGATGCCTATGCCAATATCGAGACGATCAAGCTTTTCGCCCGCGACGGGGCCGAGGAGCGGTACGTGCTGTCGGCGATGCGGCGGCTGCGGCTTCGGTTCCAGCGGTTCCTGCGGCTCATGACCGAGCTGACGCTGGGGCTGAACCTGATCAACGGCGTGCTGATCCTCGGCGTTCTGGGTCCGGCGCTCTGGCTCTGGTCGCGGGGGCAGGTCACGGTGGGCGAGGTGTCGGCGGCGGCGGCGCTCACGATCCGGCTCAACGGGATGAGCGGGTGGATCATGTGGGTCGTCATCCGGCTCTTCGAGCATTCGGGGGTCATCCGCGAGGCGCTGCGCTCGATCTCGGTGCCGCATGCGGTGACGGATGCCGACGGGGCGCGGCCGCTCGAGGTGAGCCGGGCGGCGATCGCCTTCGAGGGCGTGACGCATCATTACGGCAAGGGACATGGCGGGCTTGACGACGTGACGCTTCGGATCGCGCCGGGCGAGAAGGTGGGCCTTGTCGGGCGGTCGGGCGCGGGCAAGTCGAGCCTCGTCAACCTGCTGCTGCGGTTCCGCGACGCCGAGGAGGGGCGGATCGAGATCGACGGGCAGGAGGTGCGCGAGGTCACGCAGGCCTCGCTCAGGCAGGCGATCGGGATGGTGAGCCAGGACAGCTCGCTGCTGCATCGCTCGATCCGGGCGAATATCCTGATCGGGCGGCCCGATGCCACCGAGGAGCAGATGATCGCGGCGGCGCGGCGGGCGGAGGCGCATGAGTTCATCATGGGGCTGAGCGACGCGCAGGGCCGAACCGGCTATGGCGCGCATGTGGGCGAACGGGGCGTGAAGCTCTCGGGCGGACAGCGCCAGCGGATCGCGATCGCGCGGGTGATCCTGAAGGATGCGCCGATCCTGGTGCTGGACGAGGCGACGAGCGCGCTTGACAGCGAGGTGGAGGCGGCGATTCAGGACACGCTTTTCGGGCTGATGGAGGGCAAGACGGTGATCGCCATCGCGCATCGCCTCAGCACCATCGCGCAGATGGACCGGATCGTGGTGCTCGACCGCGGCCGGATCGTCGAGGAAGGCACGCATGATGCGCTCTTGGCGCGCGAGGGGCTCTATGCGGGGCTCTGGTCGCGGCAGTCGGGGGGCTTTCTCGGCTCGGAGGCGGAGTGA
- a CDS encoding aspartate/glutamate racemase family protein: MRPVGILGGMGPEATILLMQKVLRAVEARDDADHLPLIVHQNPQVPSRIAALIDGSGADPAPVLAGMARDLARAGAEALAMPCNTAHHYAGAVREASDLPFLDMLALTTAALSAKGVQRVGMLASPALRKVGVCAPYFESAGLLPIWGRDEDEMLAIIRAVKAGVEPGALEARLNVLAADVKRDGADHLLVACTELSLLTGGLGPREGWTDSLDCLVTGIVVFARGGEESPT, encoded by the coding sequence ATGAGGCCGGTGGGCATCCTCGGGGGGATGGGGCCCGAGGCCACGATCCTGCTCATGCAGAAGGTGCTGCGCGCCGTGGAGGCGCGCGACGACGCCGATCACCTGCCGCTGATCGTGCACCAGAACCCGCAGGTGCCGAGCCGGATCGCCGCGCTGATCGACGGCAGCGGCGCGGATCCGGCGCCGGTGCTGGCCGGGATGGCGCGCGACCTGGCGCGGGCGGGGGCCGAGGCGCTCGCCATGCCGTGCAACACCGCGCATCACTACGCGGGCGCGGTGCGGGAGGCGAGCGACCTGCCGTTCCTCGACATGCTGGCGCTGACCACGGCGGCGCTGAGTGCGAAGGGGGTGCAGAGGGTGGGGATGCTCGCCTCGCCGGCGCTGCGGAAGGTGGGCGTCTGCGCGCCCTATTTCGAGAGCGCGGGGCTCCTGCCGATATGGGGCCGGGACGAGGACGAGATGCTGGCCATCATCCGCGCGGTGAAGGCGGGTGTGGAGCCGGGGGCGCTGGAGGCGCGGTTGAATGTGCTGGCGGCCGACGTGAAGCGGGACGGGGCGGATCACCTGCTGGTCGCGTGCACCGAGTTGTCGCTGCTGACCGGGGGGCTGGGACCGCGCGAGGGGTGGACCGACAGCCTCGATTGCTTGGTGACGGGGATCGTGGTGTTCGCGCGGGGTGGGGAGGAGTCTCCGACCTGA